A genomic region of Miscanthus floridulus cultivar M001 chromosome 3, ASM1932011v1, whole genome shotgun sequence contains the following coding sequences:
- the LOC136545803 gene encoding probable indole-3-pyruvate monooxygenase YUCCA9 produces MAAAAADASSAEAPPAPASRVVWVNGPIVVGAGPAGLSVAACLRARGVPCVVLDRADCIASLWQRRTYDRLRLHLPRHFCELPGMPFPDHYPEYPTKRQFVDYLNAYAEQAGVQPRFNQAVTSARYDGAAGLWRVRAEDAEDASAAATEYIGRWLVVATGENAERIVPEFEGAEDFAGPVSHVSEYKCGEAYRGKRVLVVGCGNSGMEVCLDLCDHNALPSMVVRDAVHVLPREMFGVATFSVAVFLLRFLPLWLVDAILVLLARLFLGDLDKLGIRRPPGGPLELKNARGRTPVLDIGALARIRSGHIQVVPGIRRFFRGGAELVDGRRVAADAVILATGYHSSVPQWLKGSDFFTEEGYPRVPFPHGWKGESGIYSVGFTRRGLSGVSSDAVKVAQDIAVEWEKQTSTR; encoded by the exons ATGGCAGCGGCAGCAGCCGACGCATCATCAGCAGAAgcaccgccggcgccggcgagccGGGTGGTGTGGGTGAACGGGCCGATCGTGGTGGGCGCGGGGCCAGCGGGGCTCTCGGTGGCGGCGTGCCTGCGCGCGCGCGGGGTTCCCTGCGTCGTGCTGGACCGCGCCGACTGCATCGCGTCCCTGTGGCAGCGCCGCACCTACGACCGCCTGCGCCTGCACCTTCCGCGCCACTTCTGCGAGCTCCCCGGGATGCCGTTCCCGGACCACTACCCGGAGTACCCCACCAAGCGCCAGTTCGTCGACTACCTCAACGCCTACGCGGAACAAGCGGGCGTCCAGCCGCGGTTCAACCAGGCCGTCACGTCCGCGCGCTACGACGGCGCCGCGGGGCTCTGGAGGGTGCGCGCCGAGGACGCCGAggacgccagcgccgccgccaccgagtaTATTGGGCGCTGGCTCGTTGTCGCCACGGGCGAGAACGCCGAGCGCATCGTCCCGGAGTTCGAGGGCGCGGAGGACTTCGCGGGGCCTGTTTCACACGTCTCCGAGTACAAGTGCGGCGAGGCCTACCGCGGCAAGCGCGTCCTCGTCGTCGGGTGCGGGAACTCCGGCATGGAGGTCTGCCTCGACCTCTGCGACCACAATGCCCTCCCATCCATGGTCGTCAGGGACGCG GTCCACGTCCTGCCGCGGGAGATGTTCGGCGTCGCCACCTTCTCCGTCGCCGTCTTCCTCCTCCGCTTCCTGCCGCTCTGGCTGGTGGACGccatcctcgtcctcctcgcgcGCCTCTTCCTCGGCGACCTCGACAAACTCGGCATCCGCCGCCCTCCCGGGGGCCCGCTCGAGCTCAAGAACGCGAGGGGAAGGACCCCCGTGCTCGACATCGGCGCGCTCGCCAGGATCCGCTCCGGACACATACAGGTCGTGCCGGGGATCAGGAGGTTCTTCCGCGGCGGCGCCGAGCTCGTCGACGGCCGACGCGTCGCCGCCGACGCGGTCATACTGGCCACCGGCTACCACAGCAGCGTCCCTCAGTGGCTCAAG GGAAGTGATTTCTTCACCGAGGAAGGGTACCCAAGGGTGCCGTTCCCACACGGCTGGAAGGGGGAGTCAGGGATCTACTCTGTTGGCTTCACCAGGAGAGGCCTCTCCGGCGTCTCCTCCGACGCTGTCAAGGTTGCGCAGGACATCGCCGTGGAATGGGAGAAGCAAACctccacaagatga